The Rhodococcus triatomae genome includes a window with the following:
- a CDS encoding VOC family protein yields the protein MIDHFGFPVSDIARSVEFYLDAFAPVGLEELQRVQTPSGALVGFGSAGHPFFWLHEGARGVQQELHFAFSAPSREAVDGVHERAVASGIEVLHAPRVWPEYHPGYYAVFLRDPNGHNVEAVHHTF from the coding sequence CCCGTTTCCGACATCGCGCGCTCGGTCGAGTTCTATCTCGACGCATTCGCCCCGGTGGGGCTCGAGGAGTTGCAGCGGGTACAGACGCCGTCCGGTGCCCTCGTGGGTTTCGGAAGTGCCGGCCACCCGTTCTTCTGGCTTCACGAGGGGGCGCGGGGCGTGCAGCAGGAACTCCACTTCGCGTTTTCCGCGCCGAGCCGCGAGGCCGTCGACGGGGTCCACGAGCGGGCGGTCGCCTCCGGTATCGAGGTTCTGCACGCGCCCCGGGTGTGGCCCGAGTATCACCCCGGCTATTACGCGGTCTTCCTGCGGGATCCCAACGGCCACAACGTGGAAGCCGTACACCACACATTCTGA